One Streptomyces sp. V4I8 genomic window carries:
- a CDS encoding MCE family protein: MSRKQGPEPLFKVRVEPPRLPRIRLPKVRLLPRRQPRRQPLIRVRVEPPRIRLPRIRRPHLSPFRERNPVVIGAVGLTVLALLTVAAFNADRLPVIGGGETYSAAFAEAGGLKPGDEVRIAGVKVGKVEEVDLDGNHVKVTFKVKGEPGFGTETGASIRVKTILGAKYLALHPEGGGQLAPGSEIPLKRTVPAYDVVQAFSDLTTTSEKVDTDRVAKALDTISTTFEDSPEEVRASLEGLSRISRTVASRDKALRELLDHANGVTGVLADRSGDFTALVKDGDKLFKEISRRREAIHKLLKSSAALGIQLSGLVQDNDKEIGPALKGLNRVVDMLERNQSSLDRSIKLLAPYVRLFTNTLGNGRWFDSYVQNLVAAPVVPRTGGSAR, translated from the coding sequence ATGAGCCGTAAACAAGGTCCCGAGCCGCTGTTCAAGGTCCGGGTGGAGCCCCCGCGGCTGCCGCGCATCCGGCTGCCGAAGGTACGGCTCCTGCCGCGCCGCCAGCCCCGCCGCCAACCGCTGATCAGGGTGCGGGTCGAGCCGCCCCGCATACGGCTCCCCCGTATCCGCCGCCCGCACCTCTCCCCGTTCCGAGAGCGCAACCCCGTCGTCATCGGCGCGGTCGGCCTCACCGTCCTCGCACTGCTGACGGTGGCCGCCTTCAACGCCGACCGCCTCCCGGTGATCGGCGGCGGCGAGACGTACAGCGCGGCCTTCGCGGAGGCGGGCGGTCTCAAGCCGGGCGACGAGGTGCGGATCGCCGGAGTCAAGGTCGGCAAGGTCGAGGAGGTCGACCTGGACGGAAACCACGTCAAGGTCACCTTCAAGGTCAAGGGCGAGCCGGGCTTCGGCACCGAGACCGGCGCGTCGATCCGGGTCAAGACGATCCTCGGCGCGAAGTACCTCGCGCTGCACCCCGAGGGCGGGGGCCAGTTGGCGCCCGGCAGTGAGATCCCGCTCAAGCGCACTGTCCCGGCGTACGACGTCGTACAGGCCTTCAGCGACCTCACCACCACGAGCGAGAAGGTGGACACTGACCGCGTGGCGAAGGCCCTGGACACCATCTCCACCACCTTCGAGGACTCACCGGAAGAAGTGCGGGCGTCACTCGAGGGCCTGTCGCGGATCTCCCGGACGGTGGCCTCCCGCGACAAGGCGCTGCGCGAGCTGCTCGACCACGCCAACGGCGTCACGGGCGTACTGGCCGACCGCTCGGGGGACTTCACCGCCCTGGTCAAGGACGGCGACAAGCTGTTCAAGGAGATCAGCAGACGGCGCGAGGCCATCCACAAACTGCTGAAGAGCTCCGCCGCCCTCGGCATCCAGCTCTCCGGCCTGGTCCAGGACAACGACAAGGAGATCGGGCCCGCGCTCAAGGGCCTGAACCGCGTGGTGGACATGCTCGAACGGAATCAGTCCAGCCTGGACCGCAGCATCAAGCTCCTGGCTCCCTACGTCCGGCTCTTCACCAACACCCTCGGCAACGGCCGTTGGTTCGACTCCTACGTCCAGAACCTGGTCGCGGCTCCGGTGGTGCCGCGGACGGGAGGGTCGGCACGGTGA